In the Miscanthus floridulus cultivar M001 unplaced genomic scaffold, ASM1932011v1 fs_401_1_2, whole genome shotgun sequence genome, TCCCAACAAATCGCTCGCTGTTCTTCTCGCATTCCTTCGCCTGCACCGCCATATCTATCTCGTCATCAACCACATGCACATACAGGCACAGCAGAGCGCGGGTTAGGGATCAGTATGTATATCATAAAGAATTGTACTATATAATAATACAGGTGCCATGTATATATATCTCAGACGCATACGTCTATAGAAGCACAACAGTCAGTATCACAGAGGAATTGTACAGACTACAGACACGTTATATATGCTTGCTGTTACATAGTACTAAACAAGGGCACCAGGGCAACTCGATCTTGTGCATTTGTACAGAAAGCATGCTTAATTAGAGGTCAGCGTTAATGGAACATTTGCAGAGACGGTCGGCCAGGACGCATCTGTAAATTACCATACAGACCATAATTAGGCCACAAGATGCGGTGGTCACAAGCCTACAACAATGGCTCTACATGTCATGTCGCGAGATGCGGTGCTACCACAGGAAACCAATTAGCTTGTTTGGATGCCCATGTATCGACCTTAATCCAACGTGCATTGAATTGGTTTGGTGTGGAATTTAAACTAAATTTTTCATCAAACCACTCCTACACACATAATTTGAGATGGATACATGggtatccaaacaaggccttatcaGGATCAAAACTCCCAATACTATAAATAATCAATTATTAGAGACTGTCAAAATCAATTTTTATGAGTCCGGTTATTGCAACTGTCTCAAACTAACAAAAATCTCTAGAAATCTTACATCTTGAGGGCGGTTTGGCAACCGTACCATAGGTGATCCGAAACCAAACCCTTGTATCATCAGCCTTTACATATATATTTTCTAATATACAACATAATGTGCAAATAATCGAACTATCACTAGAAAATCCcactatatatataaaaatatgtaaGAAACCTACATAACATTGAATATATTATTATCAGAAGCGAATACAGCGTGCAAACCAGAATCAGTTTCAATTATATAACTCTTTATATAATATAAATCATGCATGCGTCACAATATATATGTGCAGAGAATCTACGTCTTTGTTTTAGAACATACCGGTGGCCACAATGAGCAGGAGTAGAAGGATGGCGACCGGCTGCATCTTACGTGACGACTCCATTACCTTGTCTCCACAGGAATATATGCACGCTTCAGGAATTTACAAAATATGTCCTTTTTCTTTTCAAATGGCTCTTGCTTCACTCTTGAGAACAGGGGGCATGGCACCCTGTTTATTTATACACAAAAGGATACCAGCACGCAATGCACTTTTGCTCCACAGGTTATTGTGTGGTATATGTCTATTTACAACCAGCTATTTATACTGGTGGTGGAGCTTCAGCTTAAATTTAGAGAGCGATCACTATcagaaaccggcactttgccgagtgccggacgctttgccgagtgtattttatcgggcactcggcaaagacggtctttgccgagtgccaaataaaacacactcggcaaaaaaaaacacttgacaaaatgcgtctttgccgagtgcctttattctggcactcggcaaatatgtattttgccgagtgctatttttcggcacacggcaaaatgcgtctttgtcgagtgtttttttttggcactcggtaaatatgtattttgccgagtgctatttttcggcacacggcaaaatgagtctttgccgagtgccttttttctggcactcggcaaatatgtattttgtcgtgtgcattttttttttggccctcgacaaatcagtttttcaaagcaatttttgaggccctaaatgaattcaaatgaaaaacttttcaactacaaagttgtataacttctcaagatctacaaagtttattttggtcatttcttcattttgacaaagcgacaataacattGTTTATAAAATCTAcctctctcatatctctcatattagttttatgaaagtagaagagagatatataagatttgtgaacaatgttactatcactatgtcggatgaacaaatgaccaaaataaactttgtagatcttgagaagttatgaaattttgtagttgacaatattttgatttgaaatcatcttgtcatgcaaaaacgatgtttgaatttgaaaattttaaaatttgaatttttcaaaagacctcggatggaaaaacttcctaaatgaaaattgtagatctccaaaagttatgaaactatgtagttgacaacttttttattcgaAATCATTTTATCAtacaaaactacgtttgaatctctcaaatttgaaattcgaatttttcagacgacctcggatggaaaaacttcctaaaggaaaattgtagatcttgaaaagttatgaaactttgtagttgaccactttttgatttgaattcgtttagtgcctgaaacaagcaatttactctcggtttagtataatatatgagaaTAGATAacagaatctagacacaagtgacagtgtagtatagtggtagagcagcagacacgcgagggagaggtcgtgagttcgaatcccgtTGGTCGCGTTAGCCGCGAATTTAGCGTAAAAAATGCACCGACTTCGATGAAGACGGGCGGACGCTGGCtggtggcggcctcccccgaatttttttttttaaaaaatttactattatttttgggttttttcgcattttcattttgccgagtgtaaatctttgccgagtgcttttctgtgaaaaagcactcgacaaagaagcctttgccgtgaaaggatatgccgacagctctttactgagtgcagcactcggcaaaggctttaccgagtgcaaagccttctttgtcgagtgcaattgcactcggcaaagcacgcgtctgcTGTAGTGGATATGGCGGTGGAGGTAAATCAAGCGGAGACGGTAACTTATGGACCAAGTGGAAAATGGTGTAGTATGAAAGAAGAATATAGAAATATTGGTAAATCTAACCTCAACAATTCCCTCTTTAACTGGCGTAATATGCTGGATATGCAGAAATCCTTACTGTAACCCAACTATGAAAATGAAGTCACGTATTTTGACCATTACTGTGGACCATAAACATCCGCTTTATTTGTACTAGTCCAATATATATGGTACATTCCTGAGCATTGGAAAACCTTGAGAATCCAATGCTTGAGATGGATGAAGTACATGGAAAATACCGTTACACAAAGTAGGCATCTTCTAATACAAGTTTGTTCCAGAAATACACACAACTACAACATACAATTAAATTTGCAAACTAGATAGATGGTTCCATCCATAGATTCTTATGCATGGTTGATACTGAGTGCCCTGATATATGAATCCTTCATCACGGCTTATTCTCATTGTTGCGGGTGATTCTTCGGTACTGATCAACTGAGAGGTCATGGTGGGAATCTGTGGTAGTGGTATAGGCTGTAGCGGTGCCCGACATATTAGTGTTTGTGCTTTCGGAGTTATTGTTCACACCATTAACGTTGCTAGATGCCTGACCTGACAAATTGCTAACTGAAGGATTCAGGCCACTAGTTGCTATCTTGCTTTGTTCTTTTAGAGCTTTGCGTGAAAGTGCATCATGCCTCATGTATGCTCCACCACCCTCCACGGCATTGCAAGAGAACATAACTACCATGCAAAGGGCCATAAGAATGGTATATGCCTTCATCATTTTTCCCCACTGAATACACCATATACATTTATTTCATAAGAATAATCTAAACACATGAAATGAAGAAGTGCTATGAGATTAATTTTAACCCAACATTCAAATAAAATTGTGCTACAAAGAATAGCAGCCGGTGAACAAAACTAGACATTAGATATTTAGCAATTGCTATAGAAACATTTAACAACCTAAAGTCCTAAATTGAAGTATATACACTCGTACAGTATTACAAAATTACAAGTCCAATTGGGTTGTTTAATTATCTAGCAGTAAACATAAGAGTGAACAATACACACATTTAACATGTCACTTTGAATACTTTGGTGAATTGTTTCCAATCGATTACTGAACATAGTTATGTCCTTTGCAATAAAATTATCAACTCATTTACACTTTTAAATACCTAGTTAACATACTCAGAACACAGCTGATGTGTAAATAATTGATGCATACTGATTTGCCACTTTTTGGTTACTCCACCAATGAACTTTCTTTTGTTTCCAACAAACACAACAATTCATTATTACTAGTTCATTATTATGAAGTGAATACATCCGATGAAAAAATAGTCATAAGAATATGGATAAGTGTTATACAGCTAAAATCCAATGGGAAAGGATGGCCAAAAACAATCCGAGACAAGTCATACAGCTAAGAGCTTAGACAATGAAGAAAATTATGTCAATTGCATATGATATCAGATAAGGGAAGAAGTTGTGAGCCCTTACATATTGCAAGTACCATGCCAGCTTCGGACTATGCATATTTACTTATAAGGAGAGAGTTATGATATATATAGGAGAAAGATAGCTTGGCATTGTGTGAAAGTAAGAATATCTTCCCACAAGTAAGTGGGTTTTGTGCATGCGCGCTTTTTTGACGAATAGCTAAGAATTATAAAGCACCCCTCGAATATTTTCACACATAGGCATGCGAATAAAGTGATTGGCATAATTGTGTCGCCAATATCCAGAAAATGACTGATTGGCATGCATACCGAACACGCACTTCGATGTCTACCACACGCACTATCGATGTCTAAAATGCGCACTTTCGATGTCCAACAATCCGTTACTCATATCATTTGATACATAGATAAGTATATCTCTAGACATTTTCTCCCAAAGAAAGATCAAATACTATTAGTGCCTACTAATATGTGACCAGGATTTCAAGCATAGCCTAGGAATGGGTTACCATGTCTAGATTTTTCAGTCTAATACTATTAGTGCTGATAGATTGTAAGCGGTAACATTAAAAATTTTAAATTACATTAAATATGTTCTAACTTTATTCATTGATAAAGAAAACATTTATTAAAATTGCATAGAAGGAGGGTGATCTAGTATATGGATTGACAATGAATGTGTTTTTAGTCTTTTTTTCTTGGTTGTGTGCACATAGGAAAAGGTTTGACAAATGGGGCTGATATATGGATGGCAATCTCCGATCTAGTACATGGATTGGTTTTTGTTCGAGCTCAGTTGAACAATCTACATAGTAATAATTAAAACCAGTTAGAAACAGGACCTAATAACTATCAGCACCAAAGATGATGTGAACCATGCAAAGAGCTGCACTCTATATGGCTTTATCTGCTGCGTACATAGCCTGACCATGCAGAAGATTGCAGTATTCAAAAAGCATATGTGTCTACAATATTAACACTGCCTACAAATTGCAGGCCTTTCATCAATTTGACGGCAACATGATTGCTCCAGTGTAGGGATTCGTGTGACATGGAATGGGCCAACAACAGAGTGCCTTGAAAGGAGCTATGCGTGCAGAAGCAGCAGATATCCAACAGAAACTTTACTTTATTCTTCAGACAACCATGCCAGTGTTGGCAAATCGTGGTCACCTATTTACCAATCGCGGTCACCTATTTACCAGTGTTCTAGAGACAGATTAAATCATAGTAAGCTCACCGCTGATTCTGATGAATGGAACAAATTATTTTGTGCAGCCATCATGGATTAGTAAATGATGAATCCGACTAGCTGGAATCCTATAAATTTGCCCTAACTTGCTTCAGGTCATTCCAGGCTACCACCAGCAGCTAACTAGACACATGGCTACCAGCTAGAAAGAAAAGGCAACATAGCTAGCTCAAGAGATAATTGTATCCCACTATTTGTTCATGGGCAATCGAGTGCAACCTTGCCTCTAGCATATCTTTAGCTTTACACTTGCAATTATTCATAACAATAATGTTTGTCACTCTGATCCGTGATAGGCACCATATGCAATATATTTTACCATATATGATTCCCTCTAAATTTCTAGGTTTTGAAGCTGTAGTCCCTGGACTTCTACTAATACCAACAAACACATCACGGTTTTCACAAACCTAGCTATTGCTACCCTGTACTGATGGTTGAAAAGAACAATTTTTCTAAAAGAAATATTCCCCATGAAGAAAGATCTACCTCTCTTACTGCTTCATTGAATATGAGGTCATGATGTGATTAGATAGTCTAGTATGATAGACTAAGTTCTACTATGTGTCTTTTCCTGTGACAAACATCATTATTATAGAGATGAGGCGCAGCAGCTAGCAAGGCGATAATTAAAATTATCTTAATTATATTATATTACATCGAGCATTGTATCTACTTTGTTTTGTTTTCATAGATTCACTTTAACGTTTGTTCTTTTCTTAAGAACAACCTGTAAATGTGATTTTATTATAATTCCATTTAAAACAAAACGAACACCAAGACTGTGGAATGTATGCTAACAATCGGATATATTGGTTAGATATACTGCATAGcactttcatattttttttaggaAGGAAGGATTTTATTCAAGACCATTACATTGAGTTGGTACAATAAACCCGAATGCACCTCCAGCTTCTGCATCAAAGTACATAGCCACACCGAAGAAAGAAAACAAAGCCTAGCACCCTAATAATGACTTTTCAATCCTGAGACTAGATCACAACCCATGTGCTTAGGAAAAAAAATGCCTTGACCACTATTGTGATGTACCGCATGGTAGGTGGCCTTGTCAACATAGAACAACCCTAAGTGCACCTCCCAACAGGCTCCTTCCTGGGAAGCGTTTCTAGTCTTTTCGCAGTGGATATGACCAAACTAGCTAAGTCGGTTTCAGAAGCCGGCTATGACATCTCCTTCGTTGTGAATCAATCCTCAAGTGATGCTCATTTGAATCCAGGTGTGATAGCCCATTGATTGTAGGACAAGATTTGGGACAACACTACCCAAACCTCAATAACCAATGTGGGACTAAACCTTCACAATATTTTATCAACATACACACATTGGCCTCCATGGGCATAATTCAAATTGGCGcggatgtcacatacaccccATTGAAGGGATTGATGTTCTTGTTGGCCCAAAACACCCACAACTAAGCAAAACATGACTAGGAAGACTGCCTGTTGGGACTTTTAACTCCCTTAATCTCACATCAACACACACTTGCCCCCATGGGCATAATTAAAAAAATGTGCCAAATGTCGCAGAGGTGTGCTATGTGCTAGAGAAGGGAAGATGATTTTTTGGGGCCGGCAGATCGGAGGTGATGAGCGACAACGGCGGTAGGTGGTTGCACAATTTACGGGAAGGATATGCACATAGTGGTTTGTAGAGGGCACAATTTGGAATGACAGATCGGGGAAAGTATTTGTGATCGCCGCCTATTAATTTCCATgagcacttgcaatttcccactGTTGGCGTGCTCTGTTAGATGATAGAGCATTAGTCTCAATTGACAGGTTTCCATTTGTCGATGATAGAAAATGTCACTCAAATTGGTTGGCCAATTGCATGAATTCACTCGGGTTCATTGGCCGAGTAAGAATTTAAGTTGACTCGGCTTATTTTTTTTTAGGAAGGAAGGATTTTATTCAAGATCATTACATTGAGTTGACACAATAATCCTTAACCCACCTCTAGCTTTTGCATCAAAGGACATAGCCAAaaccaagaaagaaaacaaagccTGGCACCCTAACGACTTTCAATCCCAATACTAGATCACAACCCATGTGTCTAGGAGAAAAATGCCTTAACCACTATTATGATGTATCCCACGGTAGGTGGCCTTGCCAACATAGAACAACCCTAGGTGCACCTCCCAACAGACTCCTTCCTGGGAGGCGTTTCTATGTTTTTCGTAATGGATATGATGAAACTAGCTAAGTTGGTTTCAGAAACCGGCTAAGCATGCTGGCTTTCCCTTCTTCGTTTCAAATCAATCCTCGAGTGATGCTCATTTCAATCCGGCTATGACAACACTACCTGAACCTCAATAACCAATGTGCGTGAGACTAAACCATCACAATATTTTATTAGCATACACACATTGGCCACCATGGGCACAATTCAAATTGGGCAGATGTCACATAGACCTCATTGAAGGGATTGATGTCCTTGTTGGCCCAAAACGCCCACAACTAAGCATAATATGACTAGGAAGACTCTCTCTTGGGATTTTTTTAGATGATGGATTTTCGTTAATCCGGGTTCTATATCCATGAAGGATATACACAACTAAAAGGATACAAGAACATTTAGACTCACACCTCAACAAAGAGGAGAACAcaactaaaaaaaagaaaaaactatgATCTTGGCACATCCTGCTTCCCAACATCCTCTCCTAAAATGGCTAGATTCGGTGAGTGGAAGTCATCATGTTGCCGCCGCCCCTTGTGCGCCATATATCACTGCAAACCTCCATTGCTGCCATCTTCATCCACTTCAAGTGAGCTAACACCACATGTCGCCGGTTAGCCCGCCTTCATCTATCATTGTCCAATCAGAACTTGAGGATCAGACATGAGCCAATAGGACCCGCTTCCGCTTCACCAGATTCCTAGGCCTGCACCGCCCATAGGGCAGTGGCCATCATTGGGATGGCCATTGCCTCTACTTGTCGCTGCCGCCACCTCTAGGGCCGCTGCTGTTGACGGGATCCACCTCCACCTCGCTAAGATCCTTGCACTAGCACTCAAGCCGCCGCTGCCCCTAGGGTACCAACGAACTGATCACCGGGAGCAAACAATCACCACGTCTCTATGTGACAGCCACCTCTCCATGACCAACCATCCACGAGCAGCATGCACACTCTAGATGTGCAGCCGTCATGTATCCCACGCTGTCCACGTGCTGCCTGCGCGCCCTAGGCACACAGCCATGCACAGCCACCACCGCCACTGTCGTCCACTTGCTACCGTGGATTCGGGCGGGGGTACGGATCGAGCCGTGGCGGCGCTGAACGGCCGCTGCCGATGCAAGCAGGACCCCGGCCACCGTGGCTAGATCCGAACGCTGGCTTGCCAGATCCATCTTCCCTCGGCAGCCACCACGCCGCCGTCACCACTAATTTCTCCCAGACGCAGACGAACTTCACTGATGGGAGATGTACGAGTGCTCCCCGAACAGCGGAACAGACGGGAGGGCCCCACTGCCGCCGTCCTCATGGGCCTCCGGCGATCTCACTCAGGCAACAGCGAGGTGAGAGAAGTGGAAGGCGGCGCGGTGGGTGGTGGCGCCTGCGGTTGCCCAGACTGAGCGACGCGGAGGCTCATACAGTCGATGGACTTGGGGAGACGAATACATCCTTGCAGCCTAGCAGACCTCCCTCTTGGGACTTACCCCCCTTAATTTCACATCAACAAACACTTACCACTATGGGCATAATTAAAAATGTGCCAAATGTCAGAGAGTTCTGCCGTGTGCTATGTTTTCATCTGATACGGAATTCTTCTAAAGAACTCAAAATGCAATAGAATATCTGCAGTTTTGATTAGGAGAAATTAAATGGCATGCATGTTGGATATTTACAACTAAATTTGTTGTCTCGTTTTGTATTTTCACCTCAAGGGAAATTAACTCTCCATAGGGCCATTTAGATTGGCTTTAGTTCTCTTCGTTACATGATACGGTACGGCACATATATCTAAAGAGAAAAAAAAGGAGGAACAAGTAAATCATAAtctaaaaatatagaaaaagtgaTGAACATGAACCGTAAGTGATTAGTGGTTATGATCTTTTTGAGATAGAAACATGGCACTTCGTCAACGAGCTCATCATGTTGTTCTCCTTTACATGCACGCTCCTTTGAGGGTATGGCGTTTCACTCTATCTCCAAAACCATCTCAGTTGGGCACTGCAAACTTTACTGCCATATATAGATAGACACAAATATTCAAATTCGCCCATACCAAAATTGAGTTAGTTAACGAGTCTTCAAAATTTCTTGAACATCACTACATATTGAATATTTTCCGAAACACATCATAAGAAATGCCACAGGTGCCCTTATATATTGATTGACACTTTTACTTGTTTCCTTCACCAAGAACATCAGCCATGGATTTATCTGAGTCAATCATTATCGCACACAtgatattttttaatttattgtTTAATATTGAGCGTACGCTCAGTACAAATACACCACATTTCAGGAGCCCCAGAGATTATTTAGATAGGTCTAAACACAAATGACACAAGGGACTCTAGAACATGCTgatacatcacatatatataatgtcctccatatgtgTGGAAGGACATACATTTATGAACTTTGGGGAATGCAACCATGAACTAATCAAGGATGAGGGCTGCGGTTCATTATACCATTGATATCACTGATTGAAAAGACACGGCTTGAATCAACACTGGAATCCATCAGCTTCCTTCCAAGATTTATGCCCTTCATAAATCTTGTTTCTTCATTGCTTCCATATGAATTGACAAGCAAGGTGGTTTCTTTGGCCTTTGCTCCAAGAAAACTTGCATGATCAAAGTATGCCATTGTGCACATCATGTTCATCAAAATGAGTAGTGCCACAGTTGAAGGCTTCATCTGCTTGTATGTTGGATGCGTATGCGTTATGCTGCAATTTCTGACATAATTAGTGCATGGAAATTATATTGCATCATACTGAAGAAAACTGATGAAGTATAGCTTACAAAAAAAGGACTCACCCAGTTAGTTGATTAGTTGGAAATTTGTGTTGTTGATAACCAAGGATACACTGGGCACACTATATATAGCCATATTAATAGAGAAGTAACTTTTTAGGTGAAGAGGACGCTCATGATGTTTTGCAACTAGGGGTGGAGGCTAGGGTGGGGGAGCTGCAAGCCATTACTTGATAATAGGTCTTGGTGCATTATGTCGCACTAGTACAGAACCACCATCTAGTAGCTGGTTCCATACCACCTACTATTCAAGAATTGGTTTCAGCAGTTGGCATCAAGCGGTAGTGATAGCTCCTCTGCTATTGCTGCTTGGTCGAGGATATGGAGAATGGCATGCATCACTATCAGTGAGTCATGCCTAACAAGGTATGCATGAGGGTTTGCCAGTTTGGTCCTCAAAACTGAGCAAGGATGGTTTGGTGGTTTGTGCCTCAAAAGCATCTATGGTAGGTTTGATctgtttgggcctcaaaaccggGAGTGACGAGTTGGAGGACATGTGACATCATCATAAAGCTTTTTGTTGAGGTGAAGCTTAGTCGTGAAGACCGTGGGTCCATCCTATGCACTTACAAGATATACAGCTTTACCCTTCGGTGTATTTAGGAGGAGACTAGGAGGCTCTTATTGTTGAGCTTTTTGCCATCTTAACTTTGATTACTGGCTTTCTTATATCTGAAATATGTGTTTCTCTCTATTTTCGGGGTTATTTGAGGGCCAATTTTTAGATCTATGTTAGATCCGATTTCCTAGTGTTTTGAGTGGTTTTGTGGGTCCTTGGAACTTGGTCAAgtcatgtcacacccaattttaaggataaaattgaatgcacaaaactcgtgtgtgcccaggaatcaatcacacacacaagctgacaaattacataatgtatcatcacggtgttcatACATCAGATCCATACTATAAATTAGTCTTACATTACACAgcagaaaataaaaagataataaactctcgtgggcttcatcacagggaaggtcaactggttgaccacaagcctaaaaatcctccgggaattcctcatacccgttgtcatctgttacccatctaggatttttatccaaataaagaaaataaacaagtgtaagtacatcccgtacttaacaagctaacatgggtttatgaagctcaaaaagggttgactctggtttactgcagttagcattttaagtacgacaagcttttattatcagatattatcaaattatgcttaagctcccatttaatcccataagaacatatatcagggtaaagtgtatcgtataacatcatagaatatcttaaatgatcatcaacaagtattcggttattctgtgagttttccgggccgctcgtaatcgtgagcacggctgttataacagtttgttaccctctgcagaggtggtgcacattcaccgtgagtcatgatccccatatgcccggtttaattactcccatgtcactaccaaggtgagcgggtagggtacactatgaagccatttcataggtttccctaacgagttagggccgctaggtttccttggtaggcagatgtaggaacccccctttcctatggcacatatccatcgcggctatactcataggaacagaggcagccctatacccaatgtggcaagccccatttgcgccaaaaaggtaacctctaactagctagaaaaggtcctattactgagctaaagtcagagccatatgactctcctagttgcactgtcagtcccagcttttgccgacagataagtccttatggagggctaggagcaacatgatcaaaggtcatttgcaccttcgccctatggaacaattGTTATatatcatgttaaactcttagttctaTAGAGTCATTCATCATCTTGTAGATcaagtttagttagagcactagcaatctaaccatatgcatttaacccataggagacaaggaac is a window encoding:
- the LOC136531641 gene encoding defensin Ec-AMP-D1-like, producing the protein MESSRKMQPVAILLLLLIVATDMAVQAKECEKNSERFVGICTNDENCATVCRSEGFMGGRCSTFRRRCICIKPC